The Pan troglodytes isolate AG18354 chromosome 1, NHGRI_mPanTro3-v2.0_pri, whole genome shotgun sequence genome includes a region encoding these proteins:
- the CYB5R1 gene encoding NADH-cytochrome b5 reductase 1, which produces MGIQTSPVLLASLGVGLVTLLGLAVGSYLVRRSRRPQVTLLDPNEKYLLRLLDKTTVSHNTKRFRFALPTAHHTLGLPVGKHIYLSTRIDGSLVIRPYTPVTSDEDQGYVDLVIKVYLKGVHPKFPEGGKMSQYLDSLKVGDVVEFRGPSGLLTYTGKGHFNIQPNKKSPPEPRVAKKLGMIAGGTGITPMLQLIRAILKVPEDPTQCFLLFANQTEKDIILREDLEELQARYPNRFKLWFTLDHPPKDWAYSKGFVTADMVREHLPAPGDDVLVLLCGPPPMVQLACHPNLDKLGYSQKMRFTY; this is translated from the exons ATGGGGATCCAGACG AGCCCCGTCCTGCTGGCCtccctgggggtggggctggtCACTCTGCTCGGCCTGGCTGTGGGCTCCTACTTGGTTCGGAGGTCCCGCCGGCCTCAGGTCACTCTCCTGGACCCCAATGAAAAGTACCTGCTACGACTGCTAGACAAGACG ACTGTGAGCCACAACACCAAGAGGTTCCGCTTTGCCCTGCCCACCGCCCACCACACTCTGGGGCTGCCTGTGG GCAAACATATCTACCTCTCCACCCGAATTGATGGCAGCCTGGTCATCAGGCCATACACTCCTGTCACCAGTGATGAGGATCAAGGCTACGTGGATCTTGTCATCAAG GTCTACCTGAAGGGTGTGCACCCCAAATTTCCTGAGGGAGGGAAGATGTCTCAGTACCTGGATAGCCTGAAGGTTGGGGATGTGGTGGAGTTTCGGGGGCCAAGCGGGTTGCTCACTTACACTGGAAAAG GGCATTTTAATATTCAGCCCAACAAGAAATCTCCACCAGAACCCCGAGTGGCGAAGAAACTGGGAATGATTGCCGGCGGGACAG GAATCACCCCAATGCTACAGCTGATCCGGGCCATCCTAAAAGTCCCAGAAGATCCAACCCAGTGCTTTCTGCTTTTTGCCAACCAG ACAGAAAAGGATATCATCTTGCGGGAGGACTTAGAGGAACTGCAGGCCCGCTATCCCAATCGCTTTAAGCTCTGGTTCACTCTGGATCATCCCCCAAAAG ATTGGGCCTACAGCAAGGGCTTTGTGACTGCCGACATGGTCCGGGAACACCTGCCTGCTCCAGGGGATGATGTGCTGGTACTGCTTTGTGGGCCACCCCCAATGGTGCAGCTGGCCTGCCATCCCAACTTGGACAAACTGGGCTACTCACAAAAGATGCGATTCACCTACTGA